The genome window CCCGGTTGTCGGCCATGGACGAGGTGCTGACTGCCGGACAGGATATTATGATTCAGATTGTCAAAGACGCTATTGGCACGAAAGGTCCCAGAGCTACAACCCATCTTACTTTACCGGGCCGTTATGTCGTTTTAATGCCGACAGTCGATTATATCGGCATTTCCCGCCGCATTGAATCGGAAAAGGAGCGGGAGCGGCTCAAAAAACTGGCCGAAGCCGTTCGGCCGTCCGGTATGGGATTGATTGTCCGAACAGTGGCCGAAGGAAAAAGCGAAGAGGACTTGCGCAAAGATGTGGAATACCTGTTTAATCTGTGGAATGCGCTGATTTCTCGGAATAAGCGGGTTCATGGGCCGGTACTGCTTTACCGCGACGTTGATTTAGTCATCCGCATTGTACGGGATTATTTGTCGGCTGATGTCGAGCAATTTATTTTGGACAATCGGGAAGCTTATGGGCGGGTATGCGATCTGCTGAAGTTTATTTCACCGGAATTACTGTCCAGAGTTACCTTGTATGAAGGCAGTGAGGATATTTTTACTCAATTTGGCCTGGAAGATGAAATTACCAAATTGGGGCAGCGGCATGTCTGGCTGAAATGCGGCGGTTATATTGTAATCGATAAAACGGAAGCTCTCACGGTGATTGACGTGAATACCGGTAAATTTGTCGGTCGTACCAATTTGGCGGATACAGTGTTTCAGACCAATTTGGAAGCGGCCGGCGAGATCGCACGTCAGATTCGCCTGCGGGATATTGGCGGTATTATCATTATTGATTTTATTGATATGGATAAAGCAGAGCATAAACAGGCTGTTCTGGACACTCTAGGGGAAAAGTTGAAAAAAGACCGGACAAAGACCAATGTGATTGGACTGACCGGATTAGGATTGGTGGAGATGACCCGAAAGAAATCCCGGCAGAACCTGGAAGGAACGCTGTACAGTGAATGTCCCTGCTGCGAAGGACGGGGCAGGATTCAGTCGCCGGAAACGGTAGTCATCAATTTGCGGCGTGAACTGCGGCGACTTCAGGCCGGTAACCGCCTGGAGGGGCAGATAATGATTCAGGTTCACCCTTATGTTGCCGCTGCTTTGGAACGCCGGGGGGAACTTGCCGGCATGGAGCGGGAATTGGCCAGGAAAGTTTCGGTTAAAGCCGTGCCGGATATGCATCCGGAAGCCTTTTCTTTTTTACTGGAACATGAAGAAGAGTCCGGCATTGACAAACAATGATCGGTATGTTAACATTTACTATTGTAGGCGATTGGGCTTACATTCCCGAACCGCACGGAGAGGTCTTCTAAACCATCTGGATTTTTCGGATGTACCGTATCCGGCGAGTTTAACTGTAAGGGAGGTGTAACAATGTACGCAATTATCGAAACCGGTGGCAAGCAATACCGGGTGAGTGAAGGCGATGTTCTCATGATTGAGAAAATCGAAGCAAGTGAAGGCGAAGCTGTGGAATTTGAACGGGTTCTTACTGTTGTCAAAGACGGCGAGGTTGTTCTTGGCAAGCCGGTAGTAGCCGGTGCCAAAGTAACAGGTAAAGTGTTGGCTCAGGGAAAGAATAAGAAGATTTTGGTATTCAAATATAAGGCAAAATCCAATTATCGTAAACGCCAGGGTCATCGTCAGCCGTTTACGAAAGTGGTTATTGAGAAGATTGATGCTTAAATCATGGTTAAAATAGAGATTGTGCGAAATTTGGCCGGAGCCATTACCGGTTTTTCTGTTAAAGGTCATACGAATACGGCTCCCCATGGAGAAGACATTGTCTGTGCCGGTGTGTCGGCGTTAACACAAACGGCGGTGCTTGGTCTGCAAGAGCATTTAGGACGCAGCTGCAGGCTGGATATTGCCAGCGGCAGGCTTTGTCTGGAACTATGTGATGCTCCTGACGGGTTAACCGGTGCGATTTTGGAAACAATGGTTTTGGGTTTAGCGGAAATTGCCAAAATGAATTCGCAAAGTGTTCATATTTTAGAACACAGGAGGTGAATTGCGAGATGTTTAATTTTGATTTACAGCTATTTGCTCATAAAAAAGGTATGGGCAGTACGCGCAATGGTCGTGACAGTGAGTCCAAACGCCTTGGCGTAAAACGTCACGCCGGTGAGGTGGTAACTGCCGGCAGCATTATCGTCCGCCAGCGAGGCACTCACTTCCATCCCGGACAGAATGTGGGAATCGGTAAAGACGATACCCTGTATGCAAAGATTGCCGGTCGCGTATCCTTTGAACGTAAAGGCCGCGAAGACAGGCAAGTCAGTGTGTATTCAGTGGAAGAAGCAATCTAACATGCACCTGCGGCTGCAAAGGCCGCAGGTATTTATTTTTTTAGGAAAAGGGATTTTTCATTTTCGGGGCGAAACCTATAGTAATTTTATCTTGTGAAATTTTGCTAAGGAAGGAAATGATGGCCTATGGAACAAGAATCAGCAGACCCAAAGGTATGTGATGAATTAGTAAGACTGCTCAGAGTTCAGCGCCATGATTTTATTAATCACCTGCAAGTTGTTCATGGGATGCTGCAGCTTGGCCGTACGGAAAATGCCATGGCCTATATTGAAAACCTGGCGAAAGATCCGAGCTTGATTACCGATCAAATCCGGGTGCATATTGCGCAGACTGACTGCAAGCGCAATGTTTGACGGGAGTGTATTTTTTTCTTCAACCGCGCATATTACATACATATAGTTTTTCGGGTGATAACCTAAAGGAGTAAAAAATGTTTATTGATAGAGCAAAAATTCGTGTGAAGGCCGGTGACGGCGGCAATGGTATGTCCAGTTTTCGCCGGGAAAAATTTGTGCCGAAAGGCGGCCCAAGCGGCGGCGACGGCGGCCGCGGCGGTGATGTAGTATTGCTGGTTGATTCCAATATGAACACCTTGATTGACTTCCGTTATAAACGGAAGTTTGCTGCCGAGGGGGGAGGAAACGGTCAGGCCAAAGATATGCATGGCCGTAAGGCGGAACCCCTGATTGTCAAGGTCCCGCCGGGAACGATTGTCAAGGACGAATTGACCGGCGAAGTCATCGCCGACTTGACCGCAGAGGGTCAGCAAGCAACTGTGGCCAAAGGCGGCCGCGGGGGAAGGGGCAATGCCCGATTTGTTTCCAGTTCTCATCGGGCGCCTACTTTTGCCGAGAAGGGTGAACCGGGAGAAGAAAGTTCGCTGTTATTGGAATTGAAATTATTAGCGGATGTAGGCTTGGTAGGATATCCCAGCGTGGGAAAATCCAGTATTATAGCGAAAGTATCATCGGCAAAGCCGGATATTGCCGCTTACCACTTTACGACGTTGACGCCGGTGCTGGGTGTCGTAAGCCTAGATGATGGACATAGTTTTGTTTTGGCCGATATTCCCGGCTTGATTGAGGGTGCCAGTGAAGGAGTCGGTTTGGGCCATGATTTTCTGCGGCATATCGAGCGGACCAAAATTATTATTCATGTACTGGATGTTTCCGGGCTGGAGGGCCGTGATCCCGTCGAAGATTATCGGAAGATTAATCATGAACTGAAATTATATAATGAACGATTGGCAACCCGGCCCCAAATTGTGGCTGCCAACAAAATGGATTTGCCTGAAGCCCAGGAAAACTTTAATAGGGTAGCTGAGTTTATGGCTAAAGAGGGGCGGGAAGTTTATCCTGTATCGGCTGCAACCGGGGAAGGACTGCCCCGGTTGATTCAGCGGGCATCCCAACTGCTGGCCGAATATGTGGAAGAACCGGAAACTGCCGTAGAAACAAAAGTGTATGAGGCAAAACCGGAAGAACAGTTTACCATCAGCCGGGACGACGACGGAGCCTATGTTGTCTGCGGCAAAAATATTGAGAAACTGGTAGCCATGATCAATTTTGACAACGACGAGGGTCTGCGCCGGTTTCAACTGATTTGGCGCCGGCTGGGTATTGACGAGGTTCTGAGAGCACAGGGAATCAAAGAGGGAGATACGGTACGCATTCGGGATATGGAATTTGAATTTAAAATGTAGGAGGCAATTTATGCCGCTAAAGGATACTCTATTAACAGGAAAGCAGAAACGCTTTCTGCGAGCTATGGGCAGTGGGTTGGATCCTGTCGTGCAAGTCGGTAAAGGCGGTGTCAATGCTGCTGTGATTCAAAGTACCAGGGAAGTATTGGCAGTCAGAGAACTGATTAAAGTGCGGGTGCTGCAGAACAGTCCGGATGAACCGAATGCGGTTATTGCCGGACTTGCTGAAGCTGCCGGGGCGGAATTGGTCCAGGTGATTGGCCGGAATGGTCTGCTGTACAAAAAAAATATTGATAAACCTAAAATCGAATTACCTTAAATCATAAGTGGGGGAGAAGAATGCTTACCAGAGAAAACTTAAATACTGCAAAACGATTTGTAGTTAAAGTTGGCACAAGCACACTAACTCACAGCACGGGGAAACTAAACTTTTTTCGGATTGAAAAACTGGTGCGTGAATTATCGGATTTGGCCAATCAGGGCAAGGAAGTGATTTTAGTGACTTCCGGTGCCGTTGGTGTCGGTATGGATCGTCTGGGACTGAAGGAGAAGCCGAAAACCATCCCGGAAAAGCAGGCTGCCGCAGCTGTCGGTCAGGGGATCCTCATGCATACGTATGAAAAATTGTTTGGTGAATATGGGCAGGTTGTGGCGCAGGTTCTGTTGACCCGGGAAGATTCGGTAAAACATAAGCGTTATACCAATTCGCGGAATACCTTACTGACATTGCTGGCGCTGGGTGTGATTCCTGTAATTAATGAGAATGACGTGGTAGCTGTGGATGAGTTAAAAATTGGCGATAATGATACGCTGTCGGCGATGATCGCCAGTATTGTCGATGCTGATGTATTGATTATTCTGTCTGATGTGGAAGGCGTGTATACTGATAATCCGCAGAAAAATCCGGAGGCTAAACTACTATCATCGATTACCGATATTACCCCGGAAATTGAATCGTTATCCGGTGATCCCGGATCGCTGCGGGGGACCGGCGGTATGTTTACCAAGATTCAAGCTGCGAAGATTGCCATAAATTCCGGCGTAACCATGTTTATCGCCTCCGGTGCGAGGGAGGGAGTAATCCGGGAAATCGTCAGCGGCGGGGAGGTAGGTACTGTCTTTCTGGCAAAAGAGAATCGTCTGCAAACCCGAAAAAGCTGGCTGGCCTTTGGCACCCGCATCCAGGGAGCCGTTGTGGTGGACGAAGGCTGCGAACGTGCCATACTGGCAGGCGGGTCAAGCTTGCTGGCCGCCGGCGTAACAGCAGTGGAAGGGAACTTTGACCCGGGCAATACAATCCGCGTTCTTGCTGAAAACCGGCGGGAGATTGCCAGAGGGATAGTTAACTACAATGCGGCTGAGATTCGTAAGATTATGGGAATTCATACGGACCAGATCGCCGGGGTACTTGGCTGTAAGCCTTATGATGAAGTCATTCACCGCAATAATATGGTTGTATTTATATAGCTTTTATCACACGATATTACCGGAGGGGAGAAAACATGGATTATTTGCTGGAACTCCAAAAGAAAGGGAAAGCTGCCAAACAAGCAGCTAGAAGACTGGCTGTTTTATCGACCGATAGCAAAAATCAAGCTTTGTGCCAGATGGCAGAAACGCTGGAGCAGCACAAAGAAGAACTGTTTGCGGCCAATGAGCGGGATATGGAGCAGGCTAAGATCAGGGGAATGTCCGAAGCCTTGCAGGATCGCTTGCTGCTTACTGATTCCAGAATTCATGCCATGGCGGAGGGCTTGCGGCAGATCGCGCTGCTGCCGGATCCCGTGGGGGAAATGATTCATTCCATCCGTCGCCCTAACGGTTTGGAAATCGGCAAGGTGCGTGTACCCCTGGGCGTTATTGGAATTATTTATGAAGCCCGGCCCAATGTGACGGTGGACGCTGCCGGGTTGTGCTTGAAAGCGGGCAACGGGGTGATACTGCGGGGCGGTTCGGAAGCGATTTGCTCCAATATTGCGATTATGGAGATGATTACCCAGGCGGCATATGCTGCCGGAATCCCGGAAGGCTCATTACAGCTTATTGAAACGACGGACCGCCAGGCCGTTAACGCCATGATAAAGCTGAATCAGTATTTGGATGTGATTATTCCCCGGGGCGGGGCCGGACTCATCAAGACAGTGGTAGAGAACAGTACGGTACCGGTTATTGAAACCGGAACCGGCGTCTGTCATACTTTTGTTGATGAATCAGCCGACATTGAAATGGCTCGGTCGATTGCCTTTAATGCTAAAGTATCCCGGCCCGGTGTGTGCAATGCCATGGAAACACTGCTGGTTCACCGGAAAATTGCCGATTCTTTCCTGCCCCTGATGCTGGAACAGTATGTTCAAGCCGGTGTGGAGATCAGAGGCTGCAAGCAGACCCAAGGTTATGATGCAAGAGTGAAGCCGGCAGCGGATGAGGATTGGGGCACGGAATATCATGATCTCATTCTGTCAGTTAAAGTTGTGGCCGATTTAGAAGCAGCATTGGATCATATCGCCGCTTACAGCACCCACCATTCTGAGGCGATTGTAACAAAAAATTACGACAATGCCCGTCGGTTCCAGCACGAGGTCGATGCAGCGGCTGTTTATGTCAATGCCTCCACCCGGTTTACCGATGGTTTTGAATTTGGTTTTGGAGCGGAAATCGGCATCAGTACGCAAAAACTCCACGCCCGGGGGCCAATGGGACTACCGGAGCTGACCAGCATAAAATACGTTATCTCCGGCGATGGACAAATCCGGTAGGTTCCTGGATGAATCCGGTCAGAGGATATTTTTGGGCGATAGCGAATTATTTGCGAACTGAGAAAGCAAGACATGATGTCAGGGATTATGTAACAGCAGCGCTCTTGATGCTGGGAACTATGCTGCTGCTTAGAATCCTGGTTGCATTTCTTTGGCAATAGGAGAAAATATATGGCAGAGAAGCGAAAAGTCGGTATCATGGGCGGTACTTTTGATCCGATTCACATCGGGCATCTTGTTACGGCAGAGGCGGTGCGAATTGAATATGGTTTGGACAGGGTCTTGTTTATACCGGCCTGTAATCCGCCGCATAAACAGGATTTACAAGTAACACCGGTGCTGCACCGGTACATTATGACAGTTATGGCAACGTATTCGAATCCCTATTTTTATGTTTCCGCCATAGAACTGGAACGACCGGGTCCTTCTTACAGTATTGATACGGTGTCCCAATTGATTCAGCAATATGGTGAGCATACGGAGTTTTATTTTATTACCGGGGCTGATGCCGTACAGGATTTGCCGACATGGGAGAAAATTGACAAGCTGTTAACCATGTGTCATTTTATTGCTGCCACCAGACCGGGCTGCGTAAGCGGGCTAGATGATGTCATTCGCTATTTTGGGGCGCAGGGCCGCAGCCGGATTCATCGTTTGACTACGCCTGAACTGGAAATATCATCGACAGATATTCGTGAGCGGGTTCGCAGCGGACGTTCTATTAAGTACATTGTTCCGGAAAGTGTGGAATTTTATATTTCTAAAGAAGGGTTATACCGCTGATTTTACCGAGGTATGCCAAATAAAGGCAAGCATAAATCCGGCGGATTTGCAAACAATGTTACTGAGATTCAAGAATTCAGGGAAAGAGAGGTGATTTCCTAGATGGCAAAAACTCTCTATGTCGGCAATCTGCCATGGTCTACTACCGATACCAGCTTAGCAGATGCATTTCGCCCACATGGCACGGTGATTTCCAGCCGGATTATTACGGATAAAGAAACAGGTCGCTCAAGAGGTTTTGGCTTCGTGGAAGTAGAAGATGACGACGCGGAAAACATGGTTACCGCTATGAATGGTAACGATTTCGGCGGGCGGCAGATTGTAGTCAATGAAGCGAAGCCCCGTCAAGGTTAGGATGCACAATGCCTCCTATAACAGGGAGGTTTTTATTTAGCTTCGTTTGCTACATAAAATAAAACTTGGCTTTTGCCAAGTTTTATTTTATGTAGCAGGAAATAGAAGATGTTTGGCGAATTTTAG of Veillonellales bacterium contains these proteins:
- the yhbY gene encoding ribosome assembly RNA-binding protein YhbY produces the protein MPLKDTLLTGKQKRFLRAMGSGLDPVVQVGKGGVNAAVIQSTREVLAVRELIKVRVLQNSPDEPNAVIAGLAEAAGAELVQVIGRNGLLYKKNIDKPKIELP
- a CDS encoding RNA-binding protein, which translates into the protein MAKTLYVGNLPWSTTDTSLADAFRPHGTVISSRIITDKETGRSRGFGFVEVEDDDAENMVTAMNGNDFGGRQIVVNEAKPRQG
- the obgE gene encoding GTPase ObgE, giving the protein MFIDRAKIRVKAGDGGNGMSSFRREKFVPKGGPSGGDGGRGGDVVLLVDSNMNTLIDFRYKRKFAAEGGGNGQAKDMHGRKAEPLIVKVPPGTIVKDELTGEVIADLTAEGQQATVAKGGRGGRGNARFVSSSHRAPTFAEKGEPGEESSLLLELKLLADVGLVGYPSVGKSSIIAKVSSAKPDIAAYHFTTLTPVLGVVSLDDGHSFVLADIPGLIEGASEGVGLGHDFLRHIERTKIIIHVLDVSGLEGRDPVEDYRKINHELKLYNERLATRPQIVAANKMDLPEAQENFNRVAEFMAKEGREVYPVSAATGEGLPRLIQRASQLLAEYVEEPETAVETKVYEAKPEEQFTISRDDDGAYVVCGKNIEKLVAMINFDNDEGLRRFQLIWRRLGIDEVLRAQGIKEGDTVRIRDMEFEFKM
- a CDS encoding Rne/Rng family ribonuclease, with the protein product MTKKIVVNVVPEETRMALLEDGELLEVSVERTESGHIVGNIYRGKIKNVLPGMQAAFIDIGREKNAFLYIGDIFPHASSRLSAMDEVLTAGQDIMIQIVKDAIGTKGPRATTHLTLPGRYVVLMPTVDYIGISRRIESEKERERLKKLAEAVRPSGMGLIVRTVAEGKSEEDLRKDVEYLFNLWNALISRNKRVHGPVLLYRDVDLVIRIVRDYLSADVEQFILDNREAYGRVCDLLKFISPELLSRVTLYEGSEDIFTQFGLEDEITKLGQRHVWLKCGGYIVIDKTEALTVIDVNTGKFVGRTNLADTVFQTNLEAAGEIARQIRLRDIGGIIIIDFIDMDKAEHKQAVLDTLGEKLKKDRTKTNVIGLTGLGLVEMTRKKSRQNLEGTLYSECPCCEGRGRIQSPETVVINLRRELRRLQAGNRLEGQIMIQVHPYVAAALERRGELAGMERELARKVSVKAVPDMHPEAFSFLLEHEEESGIDKQ
- a CDS encoding Spo0B domain-containing protein, whose product is MEQESADPKVCDELVRLLRVQRHDFINHLQVVHGMLQLGRTENAMAYIENLAKDPSLITDQIRVHIAQTDCKRNV
- the rpmA gene encoding 50S ribosomal protein L27, which translates into the protein MFNFDLQLFAHKKGMGSTRNGRDSESKRLGVKRHAGEVVTAGSIIVRQRGTHFHPGQNVGIGKDDTLYAKIAGRVSFERKGREDRQVSVYSVEEAI
- the proB gene encoding glutamate 5-kinase, encoding MLTRENLNTAKRFVVKVGTSTLTHSTGKLNFFRIEKLVRELSDLANQGKEVILVTSGAVGVGMDRLGLKEKPKTIPEKQAAAAVGQGILMHTYEKLFGEYGQVVAQVLLTREDSVKHKRYTNSRNTLLTLLALGVIPVINENDVVAVDELKIGDNDTLSAMIASIVDADVLIILSDVEGVYTDNPQKNPEAKLLSSITDITPEIESLSGDPGSLRGTGGMFTKIQAAKIAINSGVTMFIASGAREGVIREIVSGGEVGTVFLAKENRLQTRKSWLAFGTRIQGAVVVDEGCERAILAGGSSLLAAGVTAVEGNFDPGNTIRVLAENRREIARGIVNYNAAEIRKIMGIHTDQIAGVLGCKPYDEVIHRNNMVVFI
- a CDS encoding glutamate-5-semialdehyde dehydrogenase, which translates into the protein MDYLLELQKKGKAAKQAARRLAVLSTDSKNQALCQMAETLEQHKEELFAANERDMEQAKIRGMSEALQDRLLLTDSRIHAMAEGLRQIALLPDPVGEMIHSIRRPNGLEIGKVRVPLGVIGIIYEARPNVTVDAAGLCLKAGNGVILRGGSEAICSNIAIMEMITQAAYAAGIPEGSLQLIETTDRQAVNAMIKLNQYLDVIIPRGGAGLIKTVVENSTVPVIETGTGVCHTFVDESADIEMARSIAFNAKVSRPGVCNAMETLLVHRKIADSFLPLMLEQYVQAGVEIRGCKQTQGYDARVKPAADEDWGTEYHDLILSVKVVADLEAALDHIAAYSTHHSEAIVTKNYDNARRFQHEVDAAAVYVNASTRFTDGFEFGFGAEIGISTQKLHARGPMGLPELTSIKYVISGDGQIR
- a CDS encoding ribosomal-processing cysteine protease Prp, which encodes MVKIEIVRNLAGAITGFSVKGHTNTAPHGEDIVCAGVSALTQTAVLGLQEHLGRSCRLDIASGRLCLELCDAPDGLTGAILETMVLGLAEIAKMNSQSVHILEHRR
- the nadD gene encoding nicotinate-nucleotide adenylyltransferase — its product is MAEKRKVGIMGGTFDPIHIGHLVTAEAVRIEYGLDRVLFIPACNPPHKQDLQVTPVLHRYIMTVMATYSNPYFYVSAIELERPGPSYSIDTVSQLIQQYGEHTEFYFITGADAVQDLPTWEKIDKLLTMCHFIAATRPGCVSGLDDVIRYFGAQGRSRIHRLTTPELEISSTDIRERVRSGRSIKYIVPESVEFYISKEGLYR
- the rplU gene encoding 50S ribosomal protein L21; this encodes MYAIIETGGKQYRVSEGDVLMIEKIEASEGEAVEFERVLTVVKDGEVVLGKPVVAGAKVTGKVLAQGKNKKILVFKYKAKSNYRKRQGHRQPFTKVVIEKIDA